The proteins below are encoded in one region of Hordeum vulgare subsp. vulgare chromosome 3H, MorexV3_pseudomolecules_assembly, whole genome shotgun sequence:
- the LOC123444344 gene encoding NADPH-dependent diflavin oxidoreductase 1 produces the protein MGPSPSPPPPPTGRLLVLYASQTGNAMDAAERVGREAERGGCPAVDVLSMDSFDPSCLPGERSVVFVASTTGQGDPPDSMKGFWRYLLKKDLGTRWLEGLRFAVFGLGDSGYQKYNFVAKKIDRRLLQLGAELIIDIGLGDDLHPSGYEGALDPWLLSLWESLNKANPSLLPRITDIINPNLNYLGDAKIEVIYYSCSDAPPDSIVSDSKKLIERARSMSPALKFHNDGAPQYMLKMVTNQRLTKEEFEKDVRHFELEDPSSVISYQVGDALEVLPSQNPSVINAFIERCNLDPDCYITIRAKGGSEVSFDSLLNGSMGRIKLQTFVALTMDVASASPRRYFFEIMSHFATAEHEKERLQYFASPEGRDDLYQYNQKESRTVLEVLEDFPSVHMPFEWLVQLTPPLKKRAFSISSSPLAHPNQIHLTVSIVSWLTPFKRTRQGLCSTWLAGLSPNEENLIPCWVHKGSLPPPQPSTPLVLIGPGTGCAPFRAFVEERAAQSARGPTAPILFFFGCRNEGRDFLYRDFWLKHAQDKGVLSLKEGGGFFVAFSRDQPQKVYVQHKIKEQSARVWNILCSGASIYVAGSSTKMPADVTAALEEVVRQKGGDAASGWRRKLERAGKFNIETWS, from the exons ATGGGGCCctctccgtcgccgccgccgccgccgaccggcCGCCTCCTCGTGCTCTACGCGTCGCAGACCGGCAACGCCATGGACGCCGCCGAACGTGTTGGGCGCGAGGCCGAGCGCGGTGGCTGCCCGGCCGTCGACGTCCTCTCCATGGACAGCTTTGACCCC AGTTGCTTGCCGGGCGAAAGGTCCGTGGTGTTCGTCGCGTCCACCACGGGGCAGGGCGATCCCCCGGATTCCATGAAG GGGTTTTGGAGATACCTTCTTAAGAAGGACCTTGGTACCAGGTGGCTGGAAGGGCTCCGTTTTGCCGTATTTGGTCTCGGGGATTCAGGCTACCAGAAGTACAAT TTTGTTGCAAAGAAGATTGATAGAAGGCTTTTACAACTTGGTGCAGAACTAATCATAGATATAGGCTTGGGAGATGATCTACACCCTTCAGG ATATGAAGGAGCTCTAGATCCTTGGTTGCTGTCTTTGTGGGAATCACTGAATAAAGCAAACCCGTCACTTCTACCAAGAATAACTGATATCATTAATCCTAATTTGAATTATTTGGGGGATGCAAAGATCGAAGTCATATATTACTCTTGCAGTGATGCCCCTCCAGATTCCATTGTTTCAG ACTCCAAGAAATTAATTGAGAGAGCACGCTCAATGTCCCCTGCTCTGAAGTTCCATAATGATGGAGCACCGCAATACATGTTAAAGATG GTAACAAATCAGCGTTTGACTAAGGAGGAATTTGAGAAAGATGTGCGCCATTTTGAATTGGAAGATCCGTCGTCT GTGATCAGTTATCAAGTTGGCGATGCTTTAGAAGTTCTACCAAGTCAGAATCCGTCAGTTATTAATGCTTTCATTGAACGCTGTAACTTGGATCCAGATTGCTACATAACG ATTAGAGCAAAGGGAGGGAGTGAAGTTTCTTTCGATTCACTACTGAATGGCTCGATGGGTCGCATCAAGTTACAGACGTTTGTTGCTTTGACAATGGATGTTGCATCAGCTTCCCCTCGACGGTATTTCTTTGAG ATCATGAGCCATTTTGCGACAGCTGAACATGAAAAGGAAAGGCTTCAGTATTTTGCTTCTCCTGAAGGAAGAGATGACCTCTACCAGTACAATCAAAAGGAGAGTAGAACTGTTCTAGAA GTATTGGAGGATTTTCCCTCGGTGCACATGCCTTTTGAATGGCTGGTGCAACTAACTCCTCCATTAAAGAAACGAGCCTTTTCCATATCGTCATCGCCATTAGCACATCCAAATCAGATACACTTGACTGTTAGCATTGTATCATGGCTTACTCCTTTCAAGAGGACAAGGCAGGGTCTCTGCTCCACATGGCTGGCAGGTCTGAGTCCAAATGAAG AAAATCTTATACCATgttgggtacacaaaggatccCTGCCTCCTCCGCAGCCATCGACTCCTCTTGTACTCATTGGACCAGGAACAGGATGTGCACCATTTCGAGCATTTGTGGAGGAAAGGGCCGCGCAGAGTGCGAGAGGACCAACAGCTCCCATTCTATTCTTTTTCGGCTGTAGAAATGAAGGCAGGGATTTCCTATACAGGGACTTCTGGTTGAAGCATGCCCAGGACAAGGGAGTGCTGTCCCTAAAAGAGGGCGgtggtttctttgttgctttttcCAGGGATCAGCCTCAAAAGGTGTATGTACAACACAAGATAAAGGAGCAGAGTGCGAGAGTGTGGAACATATTATGCTCTGGGGCTTCAATATACGTTGCAGGGTCTTCTACCAAAATGCCTGCTGATGTTACAGCTGCACTAGAAGAAGTTGTCCGCCAAAAGGGCGGTGATGCTGCTTCAGGATGGCGCAGGAAACTGGAAAGGGCTGGTAAATTTAACATTGAAACTTGGTCGTGA
- the LOC123444345 gene encoding BURP domain-containing protein 3, which yields MDRLVAAGILAFLLIASVGSHAARAPGQYWESALPNTPMPSSLSQLLDTQAGGTSVNVGSGGVHVDAGHGMPGGTTVDVGKGGVGVNVKPGSAKPGGTTVGVGKGGVGVNVKPGYGKPGGTTVGVGKGGVDVNVKPGSAKPSGTGTTVGVGKGGVDVNVKPGSGKPSGTGTTVGVGKGGVDVNVKPGYGKPGGSGTTVGVGKGGVGVNVRPGGGTTVGVGKGGVGVNVKPGYGKPAGGTGTTVGVGKGGVGVNVKPGYGKPGGTTVGVGKGGVGVNVRPGYGKPGGKPRGKPVHVNVSPFIYNYAATETQLHDDPSAALFFLEKDLHAGKKMSVHFMATPGAGGKFLPRSEADAIPFSSEKAPEILSRFSVAPDSAEAAEMKQTLRECEAAAGKGEKKSCATSLESMVDFATSSLGTSHVRAVSTVVGNGKEGSPEQEYTMTGVKRAAGADQLVACHAEPYAYAVFACHLTQATRAYTVSMVGRDGTAVEAVAVCHADTAGWNPGHVAFQVLKVKPGGAPVCHFLPQDHVVWTRRG from the exons ATGGATAGGCTCGTCGCAGCCGGCATTCTTGCCTTCCTACTG ATCGCGTCGGTAGGAAGCCATGCAGCTCGTGCTCCGGGGCAATACTGGGAGTCTGCTCTTCCCAACACTCCCATGCCAAGCTCCCTCTCTCAACTCCTCGACACGCAAG CCGGAGGCACGTCGGTGAACGTCGGCTCGGGCGGCGTCCATGTCGACGCGGGCCATGGGATGCCTGGGGGCACGACGGTCGATGTGGGCAAGGGTGGCGTCGGCGTCAACGTGAAGCCTGGCAGCGCCAAGCCCGGCGGGACTACGGTCGGCGTCGGCAAGGGCGGCGTGGGTGTCAACGTCAAGCCTGGCTACGGCAAGCCCGGGGGCACAACAGTTGGCGTTGGCAAGGGCGGCGTGGACGTCAACGTCAAACCTGGCAGCGCCAAGCCCAGCGGCACCGGCACGACGGTCGGCGTTGGCAAAGGTGGCGTGGACGTCAACGTCAAACCTGGCAGCGGCAAGCCCAGCGGCACCGGCACGACGGTCGGCGTTGGCAAAGGTGGCGTGGACGTCAACGTCAAGCCTGGCTACGGCAAGCCCGGTGGCAGTGGCACCACGGTTGGGGTAGGGAAGGGAGGCGTCGGCGTGAACGTGAGGCCTGGCGGCGGCACCACGGTCGGCGTCGGGAAAGGTGGCGTCGGCGTTAACGTGAAACCTGGCTACGGCAAGCCAGCTGGTGGCACCGGCACGACGGTCGGCGTCGGGAAGGGCGGCGTCGGCGTCAACGTCAAGCCTGGCTACGGTAAGCCAGGCGGCACGACGGTCGGCGTCGGGAAGGGCGGCGTCGGCGTCAACGTCAGGCCTGGCTACGGTAAGCCAGGCGGCAAACCCCGGGGTAAGCCTGTCCACGTCAACGTCTCACCCTTCATATACAACTACGCCGCAACGGAGACGCAGCTGCACGACGACCCCAGCGCGGCGCTCTTCTTCCTGGAGAAGGACCTCCACGCCGGGAAGAAGATGAGCGTCCATTTCATGGCCACCCCGGGCGCCGGAGGGAAGTTCCTGCCGCGGAGCGAGGCCGACGCCATCCCCTTCTCCTCTGAGAAGGCCCCCGAGATCCTCAGCCGCTTCTCCGTGGCGCCGGACTCCGCCGAGGCGGCGGAGATGAAGCAGACGCTGCGggagtgcgaggcggcggcgggcaaGGGGGAGAAGAAGTCGTGCGCCACGTCGCTGGAGTCGATGGTGGACTTCGCCACGTCCAGCCTCGGGACCAGCCACGTGAGGGCCGTCTCCACGGTCGTCGGGAACGGGAAGGAGGGGTCGCCGGAGCAGGAGTACACCATGACCGGCGTGAAGCGCGCGGCGGGGGCCGACCAGCTCGTGGCCTGCCACGCGGAGCCGTACGCGTACGCCGTGTTCGCGTGCCACCTGACGCAGGCGACCAGGGCGTACACGGTGTCCATGGTCGGCAGGGACGGCACGGCGGTGGAGGCCGTCGCGGTGTGCCACGCCGACACGGCCGGCTGGAACCCGGGGCACGTCGCGTTCCAGGTGCTCAAGGTGAAGCCCGGCGGCGCGCCGGTGTGCCACTTCCTGCCGCAGGACCACGTCGTCTGGACCCGCCGCGGCTGA